A part of Miscanthus floridulus cultivar M001 chromosome 6, ASM1932011v1, whole genome shotgun sequence genomic DNA contains:
- the LOC136461876 gene encoding leucine--tRNA ligase, chloroplastic/mitochondrial-like: protein MMALSLQWPLQLPLQLQARPPAVTAGHHRRRHRLLPVCRSPPLRARCCANAAAAADMGKAQAEARRAYPFDEIEPRWQRHWEEHRTFRTTDIGEGLDTSKPKCYILDMFPYPSGAGLHVGHPLGYTATDILSRFKRMKGFNVLHPMGWDAFGLPAEQYAIETGTHPKITTERNIERFRTQLKSLGFSYDWDREISTTEPAYYKWTQWIFLQLLKRGLAYQAEVPVNWCPALGTVLANEEVVDGVSERGGYPVIRKPMRQWMLRITSYADRLLEDLNDLDWPESIKEMQRNWIGRSKGAELVFSAVDQEGHDLGATLLVYTTRPDTIFGATYLVVAPEHVLLSSLTSEEQRALVEEYRELSARKSELERTDLQKEKTGVFSGSYAKNPATGEIIPIWVADYVLGSYGTGAIMAVPAHDSRDHEFAVKYELPIIKVVSPPNGNCDLVAAYEDDGVMINSSSSSSGLNINGMLSQDAAKKVIEWVESNGFGKKKVNYKLRDWLFARQRYWGEPFPVSYLDDTNEMVPLSEDELPLTLPELDDFTPTGTGEPPLTKATNWVKTMDPLSGKPARRETSTMPQWAGSCWYYLRFMDPKNCSILVDKAKERYWGPVDIYVGGAEHSVLHLLYARFWHKVLYDMGVVSTKEPFKCLINQGLILGEVEYTAYRDNEGRWVSADSDSSLIDCYQEKVATDKVTKVGDHYVLKDDATIRLNARAYKMSKSRGNVINPDDVVSEYGADSLRLYEMFMGPLRDSKTWSTGGIEGVHRFLGRTWRLIVGPQLPDGSYNDGTTTTEDEPTLDQLRVLHKCIARVTEEIQETRFNTAISAMMEFVNAAYKWETQPKTVIESFILLLSPFAPHLAEELWFRLGHPQSLAYEQFPEAKSEYLEESKLVLPVQINGKTRGTILVDKACSEDDAFQIAASDEKLSKYFDGKGIRKRIYVPGRILNVILDQQKART, encoded by the exons ATGATGGCCTTGTCGCTGCAATGGCCCCTCCAACTCCCGCTCCAGCTCCAGGCGCGGCCTCCCGCCGTTACCGCGGGCCATCACCGGCGCCGCCACCGACTCCTCCCCGTCTGCCGCTCCCCGCCGCTCCGAGCTCGCTGTTGTGCCAACGCCGCCGCTGCGGCCGACATGGGGAAGGCGCAGGCGGAGGCGAGGAGGGCGTACCCGTTCGACGAGATCGAGCCGAGGTGGCAGCGGCACTGGGAGGAGCACCGCACGTTCCGCACCACGGACATCGGCGAGGGGCTCGACACCTCCAAGCCTAAGTGCTACATCCTCGACATGTTCCCCTACCCCAG CGGGGCTGGGTTGCATGTTGGGCACCCCCTTGGATACACGGCAACTGACATTCTGTCAAGATTCAAGCGCATGAAAGGCTTCAACGTTTTGCATCCAATGGGATGGGATGCATTTGGTCTTCCTGCTGAGCAGTACGCTATTGAG ACGGGAACCCACCCTAAGATTACCACTGAAAGGAACATTGAGCGCTTCCGCACACAG CTTAAATCGTTGGGTTTTTCGTATGATTGGGATCGTGAAATCTCCACGACAGAGCCGGCTTATTATAAATGGACACAATGGATTTTCCTTCAACTGTTGAAGAGAGGACTTGCTTATCAG GCCGAGGTACCGGTCAATTGGTGCCCTGCTCTTGGAACTGTCCTGGCAAATGAAGAAGTAGTAGATGGTGTGAGTGAACGTGGTGGTTATCCTGTTATACGAAAG CCAATGCGCCAGTGGATGCTGAGGATAACATCTTATGCTGATCGTCTTCTTGAAGATTTGAATGATCTTGATTGGCCTGAGAGTATCAAAGAAATGCAAAGAAACTGGATAGGGAGATCAAAAGGTGCTGAACTTGTTTTTTCTGCAGTTGACCAGGAAGGACATGACTTAGGTGCCACTTTGTTGGTTTACACAACGAGGCCTGACACAATTTTTGGTGCAAC GTATCTTGTTGTGGCACCTGAGCATGTTTTACTGTCATCTCTAACATCTGAGGAACAACGAGCACTT GTAGAGGAATACAGAGAACTTTCAGCAAGAAAGAGTGAACTAGAAAGAACTGATCTTCAGAAGGAAAAAACTGGGGTTTTCAGTGGTTCTTATGCTAAGAACCCAGCAACCGGGGAAATCATTCCAATATGGGTGGCAGATTATGTTCTAGGAAG CTATGGCACTGGGGCTATCATGGCAGTGCCTGCACATGATTCTCGTGACCATGAATTTGCTGTGAAATATGAACTTCCAATCATTAAGGTTGTAAGTCCACCAAATGGTAATTGTGATCTGGTGGCGGCATATGAAGATGATGGCGTCATGATTAATTCATCCAGTTCTTCATCTGGATTGAATATTAATGGAATGCTTTCCCAAGATGCTGCTAAGAAAGTTATTGAGTGGGTAGAGAGTAATGGTTTTGGAAAGAAAAAG GTAAACTACAAGCTTCGAGATTGGCTTTTTGCCAGACAGCGTTATTGGGGTGAACCTTTCCCTGTGAGCTACCTTGATGATACCAATGAAATGGTTCCTCTTTCAGAAGATGAGTTGCCCTTAACTCTTCCTGAATTGGATGATTTCACTCCAACTGGTACTGGGGAGCCACCTTTGACCAAAGCAACGAATTGG GTTAAAACCATGGATCCTTTATCTGGGAAGCCTGCAAGAAGAGAAACAAGCACCATGCCACAATGGGCTGGATCTTGCTG GTACTATTTGCGGTTCATGGATCCCAAAAACTGCAGTATATTGGTTGACAAGGCTAAAGAAAG GTATTGGGGTCCAGTTGACATCTACGTTGGTGGCGCTGAACATTCTGTCTTGCACTTGCTTTATGCAAGATTTTGGCACAAG GTTCTTTATGACATGGGCGTAGTTTCCACTAAAGAGCCATTCAAGTGCCTGATAAATCAAGGATTGATACTAGGAGAA GTTGAGTACACTGCGTATAGAGACAACGAAGGCAGATGGGTTTCTGCAGACTCAGACTCAAGTTTGATTGATTGCTACCAAGAAAAAGTAGCTACAGATAAG GTTACAAAAGTTGGAGATCATTATGTTCTGAAGGATGATGCAACCATTCGTCTGAATGCTCGTGCCTACAAGATGAGTAAAAGTCGAGGGAATGTCATCAACCCTGATGATGTTGTTTCAGAATATGGTGCTGATTCTCTTCGCTTGTACGAAATGTTCATGGGGCCATTGAG AGATTCAAAGACATGGAGCACTGGGGGAATCGAAGGTGTGCACCGGTTCCTTGGAAGAACATGGAGACTCATAGTTGGTCCACAATTACCTGATGGATCATATAATGATGGAACCACGACCACTGAAGATGAACCAACCTTGGATCAGCTTCGAGTTCTTCACAAATGTATTGCAAGG GTCACGGAGGAAATTCAAGAAACAAGATTTAACACTGCAATATCTGCAATGATGGAGTTTGTGAATGCTGCATACAAG TGGGAAACCCAGCCAAAAACTGTTATTGAATCCTTTATTCTGCTGCTTTCACCCTTTGCACCACACTTGGCTGAGGAGCTTTGGTTTCGCCTCGGACATCCACAATCATTGGCCTATGAACAGTTTCCAGAG GCAAAAAGTGAGTACCTGGAGGAATCAAAGCTTGTACTCCCTGTCCAAATCAATGGAAAGACCAGGGGTACAATCCTTGTTGACAAAGCGTGCTCTGAGGATGACGCTTTCCAAATTGCAGCCTCAGATGAGAAACTCTCCAAATATTTTGATGGAAAAGGCATCAGGAAGAGAATTTATGTGCCTGGAAGGATCTTGAATGTTATCTTAGATCAGCAAAAGGCAAGGACCTGA
- the LOC136461877 gene encoding alpha-1,3-arabinosyltransferase XAT3-like: MACEKKTVSSFTVKFGLMLLAGCILAPISLATVFRHSAVPLQTLSLLFSVGPASSVKWGEERLGSHRYGRIKGPVLCDFSSSRSDVCELKGDVRVLPNATIVIHHPWAKRQSWRMKPHGRKNDPHALARVTEVTVASSHHTAGAAPRCTASHTAPAVVFSVGGYAGNMFHDLTDVLVPLFITTRRFGGDVHLLVSDAQPWWLDKFGPLLGGLSRHAVVDMGRGSRGVLCYPHVILGLQFHKEMSVDAARTAGEYSMADFTLLARRSYGLTRDTAIRLSDGNRSSVVRPRLLLISRKSTRAFTNAGAIARAATALGFEVVVGEPARHADLPSFARVVNSCDVLVGVHGAGLANLVFLPAGAVVVQVVPLGGLDAMAAEDFGAPARDAGLRYVHYGISVEESSLARRYPRDHRVLRDPTAVRREGWMALRAAYLVGQNVTIDVRRFGGALRRAMELLRQTHE, from the exons ATGGCATGTGAGAAGAAAACTGTCAGCAGTTTTACTGTCAAATTTGGATTGATGCTTCTTGCAGGATGCATTCTTGCGCCGATATCACTTGCCACAGTGTTCCGGCATTCCGCGGTTCCTCTGCAAACAT TGAGCTTGTTGTTTTCAGTAGGTCCGGCTTCTTCAGTAAAGTGGGGAGAGGAAAGATTAGGCTCTCATCGTTACG GCAGAATCAAAGGGCCAGTGCTGTGCGACTTTTCGAGCTCGAGATCCGACGTGTGCGAGCTGAAAGGCGACGTCCGCGTCCTCCCCAATGCCACGATCGTCATTCACCATCCGTGGGCGAAGCGTCAGTCATGGAGGATGAAGCCGCACGGCAGGAAGAACGACCCGCACGCGCTCGCCCGCGTCACTGAGGTGACGGTGGCGTCGTCGCATCACACCGCCGGCGCTGCTCCCCGATGCACGGCCAGCCACACCGCACCGGCGGTCGTCTTCTCTGTCGGCGGCTACGCGGGGAACATGTTCCACGACCTGACCGACGTCCTTGTCCCGCTGTTCATCACCACGCGCCGGTTCGGCGGCGACGTGCACCTCCTCGTCAGCGACGCCCAGCCATGGTGGCTCGACAAGTTCGGGCCGCTGCTCGGTGGGCTGTCCCGGCACGCAGTAGTGGACATGGGCAGGGGAAGCAGGGGCGTGCTCTGCTACCCCCACGTGATCCTAGGCCTCCAGTTCCACAAGGAGATGAGCGTGGACGCCGCGAGGACCGCCGGGGAGTACTCCATGGCCGACTTCACCCTCCTCGCCCGACGATCCTACGGCCTGACTCGGGACACGGCCATCCGTCTCAGCGACGGCAACCGTTCCTCCGTCGTCCGCCCCAGGCTGCTCCTCATCTCCCGGAAGTCGACCCGGGCGTTCACCAACGCCGGCGCCATCGCGCGGGCCGCCACCGCGCTCGGGTTCGAGGTGGTGGTGGGCGAGCCGGCGCGGCACGCGGACCTGCCGTCGTTCGCGCGGGTGGTGAACTCGTGCGACGTGCTGGTGGGCGTTCACGGCGCCGGGCTGGCCAACCTGGTGTTCCTCCCCGCGGGGGCCGTGGTGGTGCAGGTGGTGCCGCTGGGCGGGCTGGACGCGATGGCGGCGGAGGACTTCGGCGCGCCCGCGCGCGACGCGGGGCTCCGGTACGTGCACTACGGCATCTCCGTGGAGGAGAGCTCGCTGGCGAGGCGGTACCCGCGCGACCACCGCGTGCTGAGGGACCCCACGGCGGTGAGAAGGGAAGGGTGGATGGCGCTGCGGGCGGCGTACCTGGTGGGCCAGAACGTGACCATCGACGTCCGCCGCTTCGGTGGCGCCTTGCGCCGCGCCATGGAGCTTCTCCGCCAGACCCACGAGTGA